The bacterium genome includes a region encoding these proteins:
- a CDS encoding carbohydrate ABC transporter permease gives MNKLGLGTKIFLYVILTLGAISMVIPFLWMLSTSIKQPGEVFSTTGGIKWIPEHFFWHDTMVDGKLVRAWWGNYPDAWNAVNLPRLYLNSIYVAVCVTLGQVSTSIMAAFSFARLRFPGRDRLFLAYLATMMIPGSVTMIPVFVIFKHLGLINTYSALIIPGMFSAGGTFMLRQFFMSLPGELEDAAKIDGCGYIGILRNVVIPLSKPAIATITTFTFMGSWGGFMWPLVVTISEQLRTIPIGLNYFVGVNFTNYTQMMAVSMMAVIPVILLFIFNQRYFVEGIKMSGFGGR, from the coding sequence ATGAATAAGCTGGGGTTGGGAACGAAAATATTTCTCTACGTCATACTGACTTTGGGTGCAATTTCTATGGTCATCCCGTTCTTGTGGATGTTGAGCACTTCGATCAAGCAGCCGGGTGAAGTTTTCTCCACGACCGGCGGAATCAAGTGGATCCCGGAACATTTCTTCTGGCATGACACTATGGTAGACGGAAAGCTGGTTAGAGCCTGGTGGGGAAATTATCCGGATGCCTGGAATGCCGTCAATTTGCCCAGACTTTATCTCAACAGTATATATGTCGCAGTTTGTGTGACGCTTGGACAGGTCTCAACCAGTATTATGGCTGCTTTCTCATTTGCACGGCTTCGCTTCCCGGGCAGAGACAGACTCTTCCTTGCATATCTGGCGACTATGATGATCCCCGGATCGGTGACTATGATCCCGGTCTTTGTTATATTCAAACATCTCGGGCTTATCAATACCTACTCAGCATTGATTATTCCGGGTATGTTCAGCGCAGGCGGAACATTTATGCTCAGGCAGTTCTTCATGAGCCTGCCCGGTGAACTTGAAGATGCGGCTAAGATAGACGGCTGCGGATATATCGGCATTCTTCGCAATGTTGTTATCCCGCTATCAAAGCCCGCTATCGCCACTATTACTACCTTTACATTTATGGGGTCATGGGGCGGTTTCATGTGGCCGTTGGTTGTCACGATATCAGAACAACTCCGTACCATCCCAATCGGCTTGAACTATTTCGTCGGCGTAAATTTCACGAACTACACCCAGATGATGGCCGTGTCGATGATGGCGGTCATACCCGTGATCCTGTTGTTTATATTCAACCAGAGATATTTTGTCGAGGGCATCAAGATGTCCGGCTTTGGCGGCAGGTAG
- a CDS encoding sugar ABC transporter substrate-binding protein → MRINKALLTFLKGLLPFIGLALLVAFGIYLSATAKPSSSKVKNIRWVVDPHPIRPTTIALFEKNNPGIHVINDPDAASQRLLTQLAGNVPPDIMTIYSLDQLNKFAKTGLLLDLTPYVKKYKIPVDELWPQLKSYVYYKGKVVGIPENGGNMYMFYNKKLFRQAGVPYPKEGWTWDDYIDAAKKLTVYKVVNGRKMPVQKGLYVDNIPCIFIWKYGGSFFSPDGKKCLMDSKECKEGIRYWYDLRMKYHVLPTGEETSSMASMGGYGGAFLLFAQSKAAMVITGRYMVPQFRVQKGLEWDVAPYPRGKYTAAPFLSKCYAIPKACKNKETAIKFLCNILSRENQKLISDFADGLPSRNSPEVIKDYLYNPEYPNETKNQLFIDELKFGRDIEWSPYISGADQAAITNIELDKMWLEGQSPDDACNNIARKINEVIRRNLANPNFLK, encoded by the coding sequence ATGAGAATCAATAAGGCATTACTGACGTTTCTTAAGGGATTGCTGCCGTTTATCGGTTTGGCTCTCCTCGTTGCTTTTGGTATTTATCTATCAGCCACTGCAAAGCCGTCTTCAAGTAAAGTAAAAAATATACGCTGGGTGGTAGATCCGCATCCGATAAGACCGACTACCATTGCATTATTTGAGAAAAATAACCCTGGCATTCATGTCATAAACGACCCGGATGCTGCATCTCAAAGACTGCTTACTCAACTTGCCGGAAATGTTCCCCCTGATATAATGACCATCTATTCCCTCGATCAGCTCAATAAATTCGCAAAAACCGGACTTTTGCTTGATCTTACACCATATGTCAAAAAGTATAAGATTCCCGTTGATGAACTCTGGCCTCAGTTGAAATCCTATGTCTACTACAAAGGCAAGGTCGTTGGAATACCTGAAAACGGCGGAAACATGTATATGTTTTATAATAAGAAACTCTTCAGGCAAGCAGGAGTGCCATATCCTAAAGAGGGCTGGACCTGGGACGACTATATTGATGCGGCAAAAAAACTTACCGTGTACAAAGTTGTAAACGGCAGAAAAATGCCGGTTCAAAAGGGTTTGTATGTAGACAACATACCATGCATCTTTATCTGGAAATATGGAGGCAGCTTCTTTAGCCCTGACGGCAAGAAATGCTTGATGGACTCGAAAGAATGTAAGGAAGGCATTCGTTATTGGTATGATCTGAGGATGAAATACCATGTGCTTCCAACCGGCGAGGAAACGAGTAGTATGGCCTCGATGGGTGGCTATGGCGGCGCATTTCTGCTTTTTGCTCAGAGCAAAGCCGCAATGGTTATCACCGGCAGATATATGGTGCCTCAATTCCGTGTACAAAAAGGTTTGGAGTGGGACGTGGCGCCTTATCCTCGAGGAAAGTATACAGCTGCGCCATTTCTCAGCAAGTGCTATGCGATTCCGAAAGCATGCAAAAATAAAGAGACCGCAATCAAGTTTCTCTGCAACATTTTGAGCAGGGAAAATCAGAAGTTGATATCTGATTTTGCCGACGGCCTTCCGTCCCGCAACTCACCTGAAGTAATAAAAGACTATCTATATAACCCGGAATACCCCAACGAAACCAAGAACCAACTGTTTATTGACGAGCTTAAATTCGGCCGCGATATCGAGTGGTCACCATATATTTCCGGCGCAGACCAGGCTGCTATTACCAATATTGAACTGGACAAGATGTGGCTTGAGGGACAGTCACCGGATGACGCCTGTAACAATATAGCTAGGAAAATAAACGAAGTGATTCGCCGCAACCTGGCAAACCCCAATTTCCTGAAATGA
- a CDS encoding sugar ABC transporter permease: MSKTNIQKKSSKRDLSSNAFRETMAAYGFLLPNFLGFAIFTAIPVVVSLFMAFTYWNIFSKPIWIGLDNFRSLLWFRHDGGHLVPNDPFFWQYLYNTVFLMMGIPLGMAGSLILALMLNQKIKGVVFFRTVYFLPSVSAGVALLILWKYIFNSEVGLLNQCIRSAGAVIYASKPLAMLFTIFCAAVFGLIIIGIIASVLSFLSWICEKLKFYWPEWLYRILVILSSAAVYIIIAAYGRSFFVTMSNFMGDPPNWLGMVSWAKPSLMFMGFWGSIGGFNAILYLAALQGVPRSMYEAAEIDGASGWKKFWSVTWPMISPTTFYIMIMGVIAGMQSGFMQAKIMTGGGPVGSTTTLEYYLYKTAFENFNMGYASAISWFIFIVVLMLTLITWKLGGQLVSYE; this comes from the coding sequence GTGTCAAAGACTAATATACAAAAGAAAAGCTCCAAGAGAGACTTATCAAGTAATGCTTTTCGCGAAACCATGGCAGCATATGGTTTCTTGTTGCCGAACTTTCTGGGCTTTGCAATCTTCACTGCGATCCCGGTTGTTGTGTCGCTGTTTATGGCATTCACCTATTGGAACATCTTCTCCAAGCCTATATGGATTGGGCTGGACAACTTCAGGAGTCTCTTGTGGTTCCGACATGACGGCGGTCATCTGGTTCCAAATGATCCGTTTTTCTGGCAATATCTCTATAACACCGTTTTCTTGATGATGGGAATCCCGCTTGGTATGGCCGGCAGCCTAATCCTCGCCTTGATGCTGAACCAGAAGATCAAGGGAGTGGTGTTCTTCAGGACTGTATATTTCCTGCCATCCGTATCCGCAGGTGTGGCGCTGCTGATCCTGTGGAAGTATATCTTCAACTCAGAAGTGGGACTGTTGAACCAGTGTATAAGATCCGCCGGCGCAGTTATTTATGCGAGCAAACCGCTCGCCATGCTCTTTACCATATTCTGCGCGGCTGTCTTCGGCTTAATTATAATCGGTATTATTGCTTCAGTGCTTTCTTTTCTGTCGTGGATATGCGAGAAGCTAAAATTCTACTGGCCTGAGTGGCTTTACCGCATCCTTGTCATACTATCAAGCGCAGCAGTTTATATTATAATTGCCGCATATGGCAGAAGTTTCTTTGTAACAATGAGTAACTTCATGGGTGATCCTCCCAACTGGCTTGGAATGGTCAGCTGGGCCAAACCCTCACTTATGTTTATGGGCTTTTGGGGAAGCATCGGCGGCTTTAATGCAATTCTATATTTGGCGGCACTGCAGGGTGTCCCTAGATCTATGTATGAAGCAGCAGAAATTGACGGCGCAAGCGGCTGGAAGAAATTCTGGTCGGTGACATGGCCTATGATAAGCCCGACCACATTTTATATTATGATAATGGGTGTTATCGCGGGAATGCAGAGTGGATTTATGCAGGCCAAGATTATGACCGGCGGCGGACCTGTCGGCAGCACGACAACACTTGAGTACTATCTTTACAAAACCGCTTTTGAAAACTTCAATATGGGATATGCTTCGGCTATATCCTGGTTTATATTTATTGTGGTGTTGATGTTGACTTTGATTACCTGGAAATTAGGTGGACAGTTGGTGAGTTATGAATAA
- a CDS encoding SGNH/GDSL hydrolase family protein, with translation MNDMVVLFQGDSVTDCTRLQEPNGLGLGYPMMIAATYASKYPEDRVEFVNRGISGNRVRDLRSRWQTDCIDIKPDLVSILIGINDTWRRYDSNDPTSAEAYEQDYRDILTRTRENTDAFIIMMEPFVLPYPDDRLAWREDLDPKIHVVRKLAREFEAALIPLDGLFAQAACRREPQFWAADGVHPTLNGHALIARLWLDAVEELGIL, from the coding sequence ATGAATGACATGGTCGTACTCTTTCAAGGTGACAGCGTGACGGACTGCACAAGGCTGCAGGAACCGAATGGCCTTGGTTTGGGCTACCCGATGATGATCGCAGCGACGTATGCATCCAAATATCCTGAAGATAGGGTCGAGTTTGTAAACCGAGGAATCAGCGGTAATAGAGTCAGGGACCTTCGCTCCCGCTGGCAGACGGACTGCATAGATATCAAGCCCGATTTGGTTTCAATATTGATCGGCATCAATGATACCTGGCGCCGTTATGACAGCAATGACCCGACCTCCGCCGAAGCGTATGAGCAGGACTATCGTGACATTTTGACTCGCACGCGCGAAAACACGGATGCATTCATTATTATGATGGAGCCGTTCGTGCTTCCTTACCCTGATGACCGGCTTGCATGGCGAGAGGACCTGGACCCGAAGATACATGTGGTTCGCAAGCTCGCCAGGGAATTTGAAGCGGCCCTGATACCGCTTGATGGACTCTTTGCCCAGGCCGCATGCCGCCGCGAACCTCAGTTTTGGGCAGCAGACGGCGTCCATCCAACACTAAACGGGCATGCTTTGATAGCAAGGTTATGGCTGGATGCGGTTGAGGAACTGGGTATATTATAA